TATCTTAAAGGAAAAATATGCCCGGGTTTTGCCAAATCATGAGGTTTAGTTTTTGGATTTAATAGACTTTTTATCGTTATTGATCTGTCGTGAGCCGAAATTCCCGTTGTTGTTCCGTGAATATAATCAACTGAAACAGTAAAGGCAGCTTCTTTTGCCTCATTTGGATTTGAAACCATAGATTCAATCTTTAGTTCATCCAGGCGAGAACCGACCATAGGCAAACAAATCAATCCAC
This genomic interval from Elusimicrobiota bacterium contains the following:
- a CDS encoding 3,4-dihydroxy-2-butanone-4-phosphate synthase; its protein translation is MKRKGFSSIESAINDIKRGKMIIVIDDPGRENEGDLICAAEKTIPELINFMAKYGRGLICLPMVGSRLDELKIESMVSNPNEAKEAAFTVSVDYIHGTTTGISAHDRSITIKSLLNPKTKPHDLAKPGHIFPLR